A single window of Microbispora hainanensis DNA harbors:
- a CDS encoding NAD(P)-dependent malic enzyme codes for MESLDLDPAFALHRGGKLEVRSTVPVRDADDLSLAYTPGVARVCTAIADNPDLVNDYTWVSNVVAVVSDGTAVLGLGDIGPAAAMPVMEGKALLFKEFAGVDAVPICIDCTDPDAIVETVVRLAPSFGGINLEDISAPRCFEVEERLRELLDIPVFHDDQHGTAIVVLAALRNAARLTGRSLGELRAVVAGAGASGVAVSRMLLNAGIGDIAVSDSKGVIHAGREDLNPVKRALARDTNKAGLSGSTEQALAGADVFVGLSGSTVSEQAIAGMSQDSIVFALSNPTPEVDPAVAARHARVVATGRSDYPNQINNVLAFPGVFRGALDVRATTITENMKVAAADALAAVVGDDLSESYVIPSPFDARVAPAVIAAVAQQAREDGVARK; via the coding sequence TTGGAATCTCTCGACCTGGATCCCGCTTTCGCGCTACACCGTGGCGGCAAGCTGGAGGTCCGCTCCACTGTTCCGGTTCGCGACGCCGACGACCTGTCGCTCGCGTACACGCCGGGGGTCGCCCGCGTCTGCACCGCCATCGCCGACAACCCGGACCTGGTCAACGACTACACCTGGGTCTCCAACGTCGTGGCCGTGGTCTCCGACGGCACCGCCGTCCTGGGGCTCGGGGACATCGGTCCGGCCGCGGCCATGCCCGTGATGGAGGGCAAGGCCCTGCTCTTCAAGGAGTTCGCCGGCGTCGACGCCGTGCCGATCTGCATCGACTGCACCGACCCGGACGCGATCGTCGAGACCGTGGTCAGGCTCGCGCCGTCGTTCGGCGGCATCAACCTGGAGGACATCAGCGCCCCCCGCTGCTTCGAGGTCGAGGAGCGCCTGCGGGAGCTTCTCGACATCCCCGTCTTCCACGACGACCAGCACGGGACCGCGATCGTGGTCCTCGCCGCGCTGCGCAACGCCGCCCGCCTCACCGGGCGGTCCCTCGGCGAGCTGCGCGCGGTGGTGGCCGGCGCCGGCGCCTCCGGCGTCGCCGTGTCGCGGATGCTGCTGAACGCCGGGATCGGCGACATCGCGGTCTCCGACTCCAAGGGCGTCATCCACGCCGGCCGCGAGGACCTGAACCCGGTCAAGCGGGCGCTGGCCCGCGACACCAACAAGGCGGGCCTGTCCGGGTCGACCGAGCAGGCGCTCGCCGGGGCCGACGTCTTCGTCGGGCTGTCCGGATCGACGGTCTCGGAGCAGGCCATCGCCGGGATGTCGCAGGACTCGATCGTGTTCGCGTTGTCCAACCCCACCCCCGAGGTGGATCCCGCGGTGGCGGCGCGGCACGCCCGCGTGGTCGCCACGGGCCGGTCCGACTATCCCAACCAGATCAACAACGTGCTGGCCTTCCCCGGGGTCTTCCGCGGCGCGCTCGACGTCCGCGCCACGACGATCACGGAGAACATGAAGGTGGCGGCGGCCGACGCGCTGGCGGCCGTGGTCGGGGACGACCTCTCCGAGAGCTACGTCATCCCCTCGCCGTTCGACGCCCGGGTCGCGCCCGCGGTGATCGCCGCGGTGGCGCAGCAGGCCCGCGAGGACGGCGTCGCCCGCAAGTAG
- a CDS encoding CGNR zinc finger domain-containing protein — MDLTSYAELAVQLVNMGDELKNPFSLRALLEETGRTEAAARLTRRDIDALCELRDELAGVFASAAEGDDADVVERLNGLLVRHPVHPQISGHDGQPWHLHLTEGGRVADALAVGSVMGLASVVTRLGVDRLGICQATPCRNAYLDTSSNRSRRYCSERCASRANVAAYRARKRGA, encoded by the coding sequence GTGGACTTGACGTCTTACGCCGAGCTGGCCGTTCAACTGGTCAACATGGGCGACGAGCTCAAAAACCCCTTCTCCCTTCGTGCCCTGCTGGAGGAGACGGGCCGCACGGAGGCGGCCGCCCGCCTTACTCGCCGTGACATCGACGCGCTGTGCGAGCTGCGCGACGAGCTCGCGGGGGTCTTCGCCTCCGCCGCCGAGGGCGACGACGCGGACGTGGTCGAGCGGCTCAACGGGCTGCTGGTCCGCCATCCGGTGCATCCGCAGATCTCCGGGCACGACGGGCAGCCCTGGCACCTGCACCTGACCGAGGGCGGCCGGGTCGCCGACGCCCTCGCGGTCGGGTCGGTCATGGGCCTGGCCAGCGTGGTGACCCGGCTCGGCGTGGATCGCCTCGGCATCTGCCAGGCGACGCCGTGCCGCAACGCCTACCTCGACACCTCCTCGAACCGGTCGCGCCGCTACTGCTCCGAGCGGTGCGCCAGCCGGGCCAACGTGGCCGCCTACCGGGCGCGCAAGCGGGGCGCCTGA
- a CDS encoding S24 family peptidase gives MLTAVCVSGDSMLPVLRPGDWLLVRLGAPVRPGDVVVARRPHGLIVKRAFRHTGDGWWLESDNQSAPGRRDSWDFGAVPEEDVVGRVVLRYWPRPALRFPAPPAS, from the coding sequence GTGCTCACAGCGGTGTGTGTCTCCGGCGACTCGATGCTGCCCGTGTTGCGCCCGGGAGACTGGCTGCTGGTACGGCTGGGCGCCCCCGTACGCCCGGGTGACGTCGTGGTCGCCAGGCGGCCGCACGGGCTGATCGTCAAGCGGGCCTTCCGGCACACCGGGGACGGCTGGTGGCTGGAGAGCGACAACCAGTCGGCCCCCGGGCGCCGCGACAGCTGGGACTTCGGCGCGGTGCCCGAGGAGGACGTCGTCGGCAGGGTCGTGCTGCGTTACTGGCCGAGGCCCGCGCTGCGCTTCCCGGCGCCGCCCGCCTCCTGA
- the sodN gene encoding superoxide dismutase, Ni, with amino-acid sequence MLARLLRPRHEASAHCDLPCGVYDPAQARIEAESVKAIIKKYAENDDPVFRTRALIIKEQRAELVKHHLWVLWTDYFKPPHLEQYPQLHQLFWDATKLAGAAGAKGTVDPSLADDLLAKIDEIAKIFWETKAA; translated from the coding sequence ATGCTCGCACGACTGCTGCGACCCAGGCACGAGGCATCCGCCCATTGCGACCTGCCGTGCGGGGTCTACGACCCGGCGCAGGCCCGCATCGAGGCCGAGTCGGTGAAGGCGATCATTAAGAAGTACGCCGAGAACGACGACCCGGTCTTCAGGACCCGCGCGCTGATCATCAAGGAACAGCGGGCCGAGCTGGTCAAGCATCACCTGTGGGTGCTGTGGACCGACTACTTCAAGCCCCCGCACCTGGAGCAGTACCCCCAGCTTCACCAGCTCTTCTGGGACGCGACGAAGCTCGCCGGCGCCGCCGGGGCCAAGGGCACCGTCGACCCCTCGCTGGCCGACGACCTCCTCGCGAAGATCGACGAGATCGCCAAGATCTTCTGGGAGACCAAGGCCGCCTGA
- a CDS encoding ATP-binding protein: protein MTEETETPAVDLTGIRDAVSVRLPAVSAYLSVLRTATAGLAARLDFTLDQIEDLRIAVDEACAMLLRHAVPGTDLLAEFELTGQEMTVRVEVNTLGVSSPNREDFAWMVLTALADDVDAISDHADHLAIVLRKRRSTARPS, encoded by the coding sequence GTGACCGAGGAAACCGAGACGCCTGCGGTGGATCTGACCGGGATTCGCGATGCTGTGAGTGTCCGGCTGCCCGCCGTGAGCGCCTACCTGTCCGTGCTGCGCACGGCAACCGCCGGGCTCGCCGCGCGGCTGGACTTCACCCTCGATCAGATCGAGGATCTGCGCATCGCCGTCGACGAGGCGTGCGCCATGTTGCTGCGGCATGCTGTGCCCGGAACGGATCTCCTCGCGGAGTTCGAGCTCACGGGCCAGGAGATGACGGTCCGCGTCGAGGTCAACACGCTCGGCGTCAGCTCGCCCAACCGGGAGGACTTCGCCTGGATGGTGCTGACGGCGCTGGCGGACGACGTGGACGCCATCTCCGATCACGCCGACCACCTGGCGATCGTGCTGCGTAAGCGCCGGAGCACGGCGAGGCCGTCGTGA
- a CDS encoding RNA polymerase sigma factor SigF: MTERTSAMTSGDSAVPDRVRARTLFAELSELPPDDPRRQRIRDELVELHLPLVEYLARRFRNRGEWLDDLTQVATIGLIKSIDRFDLARGVEFSTYATPTIVGEIKRHFRDKGWAVRVPRRLQELKLSLTKAISELSQRESRAPTVAELAVHLGMSEEEVLEGLESANAYSTVSLDAPDSGDDDAPAVSDSLGIVDESLEGVEYRESLKPLLERLPPREKRILLLRFFGNMTQSQIATELGISQMHVSRLLARTLAQLREGLTAED; encoded by the coding sequence ATGACGGAAAGGACGAGTGCGATGACCTCCGGCGACTCGGCGGTGCCGGACCGCGTACGCGCGCGCACACTCTTCGCCGAGCTGTCGGAGCTCCCGCCGGACGACCCGAGGCGCCAGCGCATCCGCGACGAGCTGGTCGAGCTCCACCTGCCACTGGTGGAATACCTGGCCCGTCGCTTTCGCAACCGGGGCGAGTGGCTCGACGACCTCACGCAGGTCGCCACGATCGGGCTGATCAAGTCGATCGACCGCTTCGACCTCGCACGCGGCGTGGAGTTCTCCACGTACGCCACCCCGACCATCGTCGGCGAGATCAAGCGGCACTTCCGCGACAAGGGCTGGGCGGTCCGCGTGCCGCGCCGGCTGCAGGAGCTGAAGCTGTCGCTCACCAAGGCGATAAGCGAGCTCTCGCAGCGGGAGAGCCGGGCGCCCACGGTCGCCGAGCTCGCCGTCCACCTGGGCATGAGCGAGGAAGAGGTCCTGGAGGGCCTGGAGTCGGCCAACGCCTACTCCACCGTGTCGCTCGACGCGCCCGACTCCGGCGACGACGACGCGCCCGCCGTGTCCGACTCGCTCGGCATCGTGGACGAGTCGCTGGAGGGCGTGGAATATCGGGAGTCGCTCAAGCCGCTGCTGGAGCGCCTGCCGCCGCGCGAGAAGCGGATCCTGCTGCTGCGTTTCTTCGGCAACATGACGCAGTCGCAGATCGCGACCGAGCTGGGGATCTCGCAGATGCACGTGTCCCGGCTGCTCGCCCGGACCCTGGCCCAGCTCCGCGAGGGCCTCACCGCCGAGGACTGA
- a CDS encoding diacylglycerol/lipid kinase family protein translates to MRALLLVNPKATSTHRRTRDVLIRALGAAVDLSVEETAYRGHATALAATAHAKGFDAVAVLGGDGTINETVNGLLDARPDGGANERPALIVIPGGSANVFARALGLPNNPVEATGAALEALREGRRRTIGLGQAIWHDEVSGPDPGAGAPPDQQRSRYFTFCAGLGYDAEVVRAVEGLRSAGRRALPALYVNTTVRHFFVTDRRQPAIRLTRPGRPAENGIFMAIVSNTSPWTYAGTRPINPTPWAGFETGLDMLGLRRMSLPTMLSLVRQIIGEHRGLPRGKHLVQLHDEAEFTLHASRPVAFQLDGDYLGEHEWVIFRAIPDALQVLV, encoded by the coding sequence ATGCGGGCACTCCTCCTCGTCAATCCCAAGGCGACCTCGACGCACCGGCGCACGCGCGACGTGCTGATCCGGGCGCTCGGCGCCGCCGTCGACCTGTCGGTCGAGGAGACCGCCTACCGCGGCCACGCGACCGCGCTCGCGGCCACCGCGCACGCCAAGGGCTTCGACGCGGTGGCGGTCCTCGGCGGCGACGGCACGATCAACGAGACGGTCAACGGCCTGCTGGACGCCCGCCCCGACGGCGGCGCGAACGAGCGGCCCGCGCTCATCGTGATCCCCGGGGGCAGCGCCAACGTCTTCGCCCGCGCGCTCGGGCTGCCCAACAACCCGGTCGAGGCGACCGGCGCCGCCCTGGAGGCGCTACGCGAGGGACGCCGCCGGACCATCGGTCTGGGACAGGCGATCTGGCACGACGAGGTTTCAGGCCCGGATCCGGGGGCAGGAGCGCCACCTGACCAGCAGAGGTCTAGATATTTCACATTTTGTGCTGGGCTGGGATACGACGCGGAGGTCGTCCGAGCCGTGGAGGGCCTGCGGAGCGCGGGGCGTCGCGCGCTGCCCGCTCTCTACGTGAACACGACGGTCCGCCACTTCTTCGTGACCGACCGGCGGCAGCCGGCGATCCGGCTGACGCGTCCCGGCCGGCCGGCGGAGAACGGGATCTTCATGGCGATCGTGTCCAACACGTCGCCGTGGACGTACGCCGGCACACGTCCGATCAACCCGACGCCGTGGGCCGGTTTCGAGACGGGGCTCGACATGCTCGGGCTCCGGAGGATGAGCCTGCCGACCATGCTCTCGCTCGTCCGGCAGATCATCGGCGAGCACCGGGGATTGCCGCGCGGTAAACACCTCGTTCAGCTTCATGACGAGGCCGAGTTCACGCTCCACGCCTCCCGCCCGGTCGCCTTCCAGCTCGACGGCGACTACCTGGGAGAACACGAGTGGGTGATCTTCCGCGCTATCCCTGACGCATTACAAGTCCTCGTCTAG
- a CDS encoding WhiB family transcriptional regulator — MDWRHRAACRDVDPELFFPIGNTGPALMQIEEAKQVCRRCTVAESCLKWALESGQDAGVWGGLSEDERRALKRRTARARARAAV, encoded by the coding sequence ATGGACTGGCGCCACCGCGCTGCCTGCCGTGACGTGGACCCCGAGCTGTTCTTCCCGATCGGGAACACTGGTCCGGCGCTCATGCAGATCGAAGAGGCCAAGCAGGTATGCCGGCGATGCACGGTCGCCGAGTCCTGTCTCAAGTGGGCCCTCGAGTCGGGTCAGGACGCCGGAGTCTGGGGCGGGCTCAGCGAGGATGAGCGTCGCGCCCTCAAGCGCCGGACGGCTCGCGCCCGCGCCCGCGCCGCAGTCTGA
- a CDS encoding sensor histidine kinase, producing the protein MPTLSDLVSRHTALDPAGVDWIHSLVSDWQLLADLSFADLILWVPDQGGTRWVAVAQMRPTTGPTVYHDDVVGMSIAVGDRPLIDVAWSENRICREGDPDWSSGVPVREETIPVRRDKDGPIIGVIQRSTNLSSARTPSRLELTYLQSASDLAQMVAEGRFPFAEEEPILVRSPRVGDGLLRLDKAGRVTYASPNALSAYRRLGLHADLVGADLGKTTAALCYSDEPINEDLMLVASGRAPRETEVENGGTVVQLRAIPLIVGGGRIGALVLIRDVTELRRRERELLTKDATIREIHHRVKNNLQTVAALLRLQARRLNNPEGQEALNEAVRRVGSIAIVHEILAQMPEEMVEFDDIADRVIAMTAEVALAQVAIKRVGSFGVLPAAVATPIAMVLTELLQNAVEHGFAHSSGNVQVVVSRDADRLEFTVADDGKGLPEDFDLEATGSLGLQIVRTLVVGELSGRLGVARRDGGGTEVRLSIPVQPGSSPC; encoded by the coding sequence GTGCCGACTCTCAGCGACCTGGTGTCGCGCCACACCGCACTCGATCCCGCCGGCGTCGACTGGATCCACTCGCTGGTCTCGGACTGGCAGTTGCTGGCCGATCTGTCGTTCGCCGACCTCATCCTGTGGGTGCCCGACCAGGGCGGCACGAGGTGGGTGGCGGTGGCCCAGATGCGGCCCACGACGGGCCCCACGGTCTATCACGACGACGTCGTGGGCATGTCCATCGCGGTCGGGGATCGGCCGCTGATCGACGTGGCCTGGTCCGAGAACCGCATCTGCAGGGAGGGCGACCCCGACTGGTCCAGCGGCGTGCCGGTGCGCGAGGAGACGATCCCGGTGCGGCGCGACAAGGACGGCCCGATCATCGGGGTCATCCAGCGCTCGACCAACCTGTCGTCGGCGCGCACGCCGTCCCGCCTGGAGCTGACCTATCTGCAGAGCGCGTCCGACCTGGCGCAGATGGTGGCCGAGGGCAGGTTCCCCTTCGCGGAGGAGGAGCCGATCCTGGTCAGGTCGCCCCGGGTGGGCGACGGCCTGCTCCGCCTCGACAAGGCCGGGCGGGTCACCTACGCCTCGCCCAACGCGCTGTCGGCCTACCGCAGGCTCGGCCTGCACGCCGATCTCGTGGGGGCCGACCTGGGCAAGACGACCGCCGCCCTGTGCTACTCCGACGAGCCGATCAACGAGGACCTGATGCTCGTCGCCAGCGGGCGGGCACCCCGGGAGACCGAGGTGGAGAACGGCGGCACGGTCGTGCAGCTACGGGCGATCCCGCTGATCGTCGGCGGGGGCCGCATCGGCGCGCTGGTGCTGATCCGCGACGTGACCGAGCTGCGGCGGCGCGAGCGGGAGCTGCTCACCAAGGACGCGACGATCCGCGAGATCCACCACCGGGTCAAGAACAACCTGCAGACCGTGGCCGCGCTGCTGCGGCTCCAGGCGCGCCGGCTCAACAACCCGGAGGGCCAGGAGGCGCTGAACGAGGCCGTACGGCGGGTCGGCTCGATCGCGATCGTGCACGAGATCCTCGCCCAGATGCCGGAGGAGATGGTCGAGTTCGACGACATCGCCGACCGGGTCATCGCGATGACGGCGGAGGTGGCGCTCGCGCAGGTGGCCATCAAGCGGGTCGGCAGCTTCGGCGTGCTGCCCGCCGCGGTCGCGACCCCCATCGCGATGGTGCTGACCGAGCTGCTGCAGAACGCGGTCGAGCACGGGTTCGCCCACTCCTCCGGGAACGTCCAGGTCGTCGTCTCCCGGGACGCCGACCGGCTGGAGTTCACGGTGGCCGACGACGGCAAGGGCCTGCCCGAGGACTTCGACCTGGAGGCCACGGGGAGCCTCGGTCTTCAGATCGTCCGTACGCTGGTCGTCGGCGAGCTGTCGGGCCGCCTGGGTGTGGCCAGGAGAGACGGCGGGGGCACCGAGGTCAGGCTCAGCATCCCGGTGCAGCCGGGCTCATCCCCCTGCTGA
- a CDS encoding 8-amino-7-oxononanoate synthase, with translation MTGPLDRLRAAAAEREAAGLRRVLRPRTPGHDGLLDLASNDYLGLSRDERLVEAAVRATREWGVGSTGSRLVTGSTRLHAELEDRLAAFTGAAGALVFSSGYLANLAAVAALGQGGLIVSDAGNHASIVDACRLSRSRVVVTPHGDAEAVDKALAERAEEHALVVTDAVFSVDGDLAPLRALHEAAVRHGALLVVDEAHALGVVGDHGRGAVHAAGLAGRADIVRTVTLSKSLGSQGGAVLGAPEVIGTLVDTGRSFIFDTGLAPACAGAALAALDILESTADLPERARMRAGELAALARELGLETTDPAAAVVPVVLGSPRLALSAAALCAELGVRVGCFRPPSVPRGRSCLRLTARADLGSDDLAVVRGALTAVADLTMLPELGDVAELRMDR, from the coding sequence ATGACAGGGCCGTTGGACAGACTGCGCGCGGCCGCCGCCGAGCGGGAGGCGGCGGGCCTGCGCCGCGTTCTCCGCCCCCGCACGCCCGGCCACGACGGCCTGCTCGACCTGGCTTCCAACGACTATCTGGGGCTCTCGCGGGACGAGCGGCTCGTCGAGGCGGCCGTACGGGCCACCAGGGAGTGGGGAGTGGGCTCGACCGGCTCACGTCTGGTCACCGGCTCCACCCGGCTCCACGCCGAGCTGGAGGACCGGCTCGCCGCGTTCACCGGCGCGGCCGGGGCCCTGGTGTTCTCCTCGGGCTACCTCGCCAACCTCGCCGCGGTCGCCGCCCTCGGGCAGGGCGGCCTGATCGTCTCGGACGCCGGCAACCACGCCTCGATCGTGGACGCCTGCCGGCTGTCGCGGTCGCGGGTCGTGGTGACGCCGCACGGGGACGCGGAGGCGGTGGACAAGGCCCTGGCCGAGCGTGCCGAAGAACACGCCCTGGTCGTCACCGACGCCGTCTTCTCCGTCGACGGCGACCTCGCGCCGCTGCGCGCCCTGCACGAGGCCGCCGTACGGCACGGCGCGCTGCTGGTGGTGGACGAGGCCCACGCGCTCGGCGTGGTGGGCGACCACGGCAGGGGCGCCGTGCACGCGGCGGGCCTCGCCGGCCGCGCGGACATTGTGAGAACCGTCACGTTGTCGAAGTCCCTGGGATCCCAGGGCGGCGCCGTCCTGGGCGCACCCGAGGTGATCGGCACGCTCGTGGACACCGGCCGGTCGTTCATCTTCGACACCGGCCTCGCACCGGCCTGCGCCGGTGCCGCCCTGGCCGCTCTCGACATCCTGGAAAGCACCGCTGACCTGCCCGAACGGGCTCGGATGAGAGCCGGGGAACTGGCCGCGCTGGCCCGCGAGCTCGGACTGGAGACGACCGATCCGGCGGCCGCCGTCGTGCCGGTCGTGCTCGGCTCGCCCAGGCTCGCCCTGTCGGCGGCGGCCCTGTGTGCGGAACTCGGGGTCCGCGTGGGATGCTTCCGCCCACCATCGGTGCCTCGGGGCCGGTCCTGTTTGCGGTTGACCGCGAGGGCCGATTTGGGGTCCGATGATCTCGCGGTGGTCCGGGGTGCGCTCACCGCTGTGGCCGATTTGACGATGTTGCCTGAGTTGGGCGATGTGGCCGAGTTGAGGATGGACAGGTGA
- a CDS encoding GntR family transcriptional regulator: MTEHSEDSPRVPKYYDVKRSLLELTKSLPAGSALPPERALAVRFETSRTTVRQALSELVVEGRLLRIQGKGTFVAQPKVAQVLQLTSYTGDLRTVGLEPDTKILDISYITADEALGRRLAINPGSRVLRIHRLRLANGEPMSIDTTHLSARRFPRLRRELEVHSSLYETLHNAYNVRLTDAEEVIETVLATPYDAQVLGVDVGLPMLLLTRHAFDADGNPVEYAQSLYRGDRYKFVTRLRRP; encoded by the coding sequence GTGACGGAGCACAGCGAGGACTCTCCCCGGGTTCCGAAGTACTACGACGTGAAGCGCAGTCTTCTGGAGCTCACCAAGAGCCTGCCCGCGGGCAGCGCGCTCCCGCCCGAGCGCGCCCTCGCGGTGCGCTTCGAGACATCCCGGACGACGGTCCGGCAGGCGCTGTCGGAGCTCGTGGTCGAGGGGAGGCTGCTGCGCATCCAGGGCAAGGGCACGTTCGTCGCCCAGCCCAAGGTCGCCCAGGTCCTGCAGCTCACCTCCTACACCGGCGACCTGCGCACGGTCGGCCTGGAGCCGGACACCAAGATCCTCGACATCAGCTACATCACGGCCGACGAGGCGCTCGGGCGGCGGCTGGCCATCAACCCCGGCAGCCGGGTCCTGCGGATCCACCGCCTGCGCCTGGCGAACGGCGAGCCGATGTCCATCGACACCACGCACCTGTCCGCACGCAGGTTCCCCCGCCTGCGGCGCGAACTGGAGGTGCACTCCTCGCTGTACGAGACGCTGCACAACGCCTACAACGTGCGGCTGACCGACGCCGAGGAGGTCATAGAGACCGTGCTCGCCACGCCGTACGACGCCCAGGTGCTGGGCGTGGACGTCGGCCTGCCCATGCTGCTGCTGACCCGGCACGCCTTCGACGCCGACGGCAACCCCGTCGAGTACGCCCAGTCGCTCTACCGCGGCGACCGCTACAAGTTCGTCACCCGCCTCCGCCGTCCCTGA
- the bioD gene encoding dethiobiotin synthase yields MSVLVVTGTDTGVGKTVVTAALAVLALERGATVAVVKPAQTGVTATEPGDLDEVIRMSGVTTTFEMARYPDPLSPAAAARVSGMPPLSLTPAAARIEELAESHRLVLVEGAGGLLVRYDEEGGTLADLARRLRAPVLVVARAALGTLNHTALTLEAMAGRGLDLAGVVIGSWPADPGLAERSNVSDLEMLAARPLSGALPEGAGALGREAFARAARAGLAPTFGGMFDPAGFRSTFKLPL; encoded by the coding sequence ATGAGTGTTCTCGTGGTGACCGGGACGGACACCGGGGTGGGGAAGACGGTGGTGACGGCCGCGCTGGCCGTCCTGGCCCTTGAGCGGGGCGCGACGGTCGCGGTGGTGAAGCCGGCGCAGACCGGGGTGACGGCCACGGAGCCGGGAGACCTCGACGAGGTGATCCGCATGTCAGGGGTGACGACGACCTTCGAGATGGCGCGCTACCCCGATCCGCTGTCTCCCGCCGCCGCGGCCCGCGTCTCCGGCATGCCGCCGCTGTCGCTCACGCCGGCGGCGGCGCGGATCGAGGAGCTGGCCGAGTCGCACCGGCTGGTGCTCGTCGAGGGCGCCGGGGGCCTGCTGGTCCGCTACGACGAGGAGGGCGGCACGCTCGCGGATCTGGCGCGGCGGCTGCGCGCCCCCGTCCTCGTGGTGGCGCGCGCCGCCCTGGGCACGCTCAACCACACGGCGCTGACGCTCGAAGCCATGGCGGGCCGGGGCCTCGACCTGGCGGGCGTGGTGATCGGGTCGTGGCCGGCCGATCCGGGGCTCGCCGAGCGGTCGAACGTCTCCGACCTGGAGATGCTCGCCGCCCGGCCGCTGTCGGGCGCGCTTCCGGAGGGCGCGGGCGCGCTCGGCCGGGAGGCGTTCGCCCGCGCCGCCCGCGCCGGGCTGGCGCCCACCTTCGGCGGCATGTTCGACCCTGCCGGATTCCGCTCGACCTTTAAGCTGCCCCTGTGA
- the bioB gene encoding biotin synthase BioB, with translation MTTDILETARVRVLDEGRGLDAAQALECLTLPDERLPDLLALAHEVRMKWCGPEVEVEGIVSLKTGGCPEDCHFCSQSGQFSSPVRAAWLDIPSLVRAAVETAATGATEFCIVAAVRGPDRRLMDQVREGVKAIREAVDINVACSLGMLTQTQVNELAEMGVHRYNHNLETARSHFPRVVTTHTWEERWDTCLMVREAGMELCCGGIVGMGETLEQRAEFAAQLGELAPDEVPLNFLNPRPGTPFAGLPLLSGTEALKTIGTFRLALPRTILRYAGGRELTLGDLGTRDGMLGGVNAIIVGNYLTTLGRAPERDLELLADLRMPIKALSQTL, from the coding sequence GTGACGACCGACATCCTGGAGACCGCCCGGGTTCGAGTTCTGGACGAGGGCAGGGGTCTCGACGCGGCCCAGGCGCTCGAGTGCCTGACGCTGCCGGACGAGCGCCTGCCCGACCTGCTCGCGCTGGCGCACGAGGTGCGGATGAAGTGGTGCGGCCCCGAGGTCGAGGTGGAGGGCATCGTCTCGCTCAAGACCGGCGGCTGCCCGGAGGACTGCCACTTCTGCTCGCAGTCCGGCCAGTTCTCCTCCCCGGTGCGCGCGGCCTGGCTCGACATCCCCTCGCTCGTCCGGGCGGCCGTCGAGACGGCGGCGACCGGGGCGACGGAGTTCTGCATCGTCGCGGCCGTACGCGGGCCCGACCGGCGGCTGATGGACCAGGTGCGCGAGGGCGTCAAGGCGATCCGCGAGGCGGTCGACATCAACGTCGCCTGCTCCCTCGGCATGCTCACGCAGACACAGGTGAACGAACTGGCCGAGATGGGGGTCCACCGCTACAACCACAACCTGGAGACCGCCCGGTCGCACTTCCCGCGCGTGGTCACCACGCACACCTGGGAGGAGCGCTGGGACACCTGCCTCATGGTCCGTGAGGCGGGCATGGAGCTGTGCTGCGGCGGCATCGTCGGCATGGGCGAGACGCTGGAGCAGCGGGCCGAGTTCGCCGCACAGCTGGGCGAGCTGGCGCCCGACGAGGTGCCGCTCAACTTCCTCAACCCCCGGCCGGGCACGCCGTTCGCCGGCCTGCCCCTTCTCTCGGGCACCGAGGCGCTGAAGACGATCGGCACGTTCCGCCTCGCCCTGCCGCGTACGATCCTGCGCTACGCCGGGGGCCGCGAGCTGACCCTGGGCGACCTCGGCACGAGGGACGGCATGCTGGGCGGCGTCAACGCCATCATCGTCGGCAACTACCTGACCACTCTGGGCCGCGCGCCCGAGCGCGATCTGGAGCTGCTCGCCGACCTCAGGATGCCCATCAAGGCGCTGTCCCAGACCCTCTGA